The following are encoded together in the Bacillus sp. NP157 genome:
- a CDS encoding amino acid adenylation domain-containing protein translates to MTPNELTAARAVDYDPFAGAPVSHLVPTTEPQREVWLASRLEPEASLAYNEAIAVNLKGLLDVPALEEALQAIVDRHEALRSTFSGDGESLFVAERVALSVGFHDLGLLAPFESDARLMAAYSRIVTTPFDLEHGPLLRAELFRLAPDRHILTIAAHHIVCDGWSFGVIVRDLAALYAQRTSQGPGPADAGAFSNFALAEAAHAGSGAAREDEQYWLARFAGTAPALDLPTDRSRPRRRTFTSRREDRTLDATDVATIRRLGASNGASLYATLLAGFAILLRRIAGQDDVVIGIPTAGQAAEGLGTLVGHCVNVLPLRARIEDGAGFASVLGTVRNDLLDAFEHQRYTLGSLLPKLSMARDPSRLPLVSVLFNLDAVLDESTVAFPGLRFSVEAIPREYENFELFINAVQVDGALRLECQYNADLFEGATIQGWLDAYATLLREAALAPTEPVVALPVVSDAVYRELAALQPAPTPFPELRLAHEYFEQQVDRAPERAAARHADRSLTYAALESRANRIANSLRDRGIGHGVLVGISLARGLDMVAAVLGVLKSGAGYVPLDPAFPADRLAFMAEDAALAALVVDDASPLTFAFDPSRVLALNSDEVVHASVDRPERNRKAATPDSVAYVIFTSGSTGRPKGVRVPHRAAGNFLTSMQRVPGIAPDDRLVAVTTLSFDIAFMELMLPLTSGAEIVVAGRDDVRDGAQLRRLIEECDATMMQATPAGWRLLVDAGWHGRPAFRAVSGGEPLPVDLAEALLERCGEVWNGYGPTETTVYSTYWRVSDPREGIYIGRPIANTTVHILDEQGNHCPLGVPGEIHIGGAGVTLGYLDRPELTAERFLPDPWSESLDSRMYKTGDRGRWLANGMLEHLGRLDFQVKVRGYRIEPGEIECVLADVPEVTRAVVIAREDRPGDVRLVAYVVARDGADLDEDSLRGRLRARLPDYMVPQHIMLLDAIPLLPNGKIDRKALPAPMAHSMAESGERIAPRNDDERRVAAAMQAVLCLPDLDVRDDFFALGGHSLLAAQLTARLNREFDVMLSFRTLFDAPTIEQLAAAIGSHVASGSTPAAEPISHRAEQDHAPLSLMQRRLWALEKMHPGRVTYNAPSAHRLRGRMDEAAFEQAFQALIQRQPSMRTAIRDMGHDVMQVVDAQLHYPLFPAEDLSHLAPAERDEQLMARLRELTDTPFNLGSAPLFSARVFKLADDEHAMFFMPHHIIWDGWSFDIFYNELSALYRAFAAGLPSPLAPLTVTYGDYAEWHAHWLESPAFQTQLSFWRERLAQVGDVRALPTDYPRRPGMSGLGRTEWIHVSREQTDAMHEVARQADATLNMTLLALYYAMLSSSAGQRDLVVGTPVRARNQTEVESVMGYFNNLLPLHVHVDPGLSFLEFVRHVKRTAIDAFGCPDVPLEYLQRELKVGHGAGATLYQALFSFQDARQRAVDWGGLDHEQILLFQSGATEDLGMWFLEGHKGMVGGVTYNADLLQAGTARLMRERYLDMMQLVATNPSVSVGQLTAASALERERIRGWNVGCGGAALPADLFAMVDAQARLTPETTAIHHGVRRISYARLVGHAVRMASLLRDRGAVNGSVVGLCIEPGFDRIAGLLAISLAGGTALLLDRADPSARLRDIVTDGRMTVLIGDAALEASLDWPRACALWLDADHTEIEGTIGDASTFDNRACADSPAIAFHAPGADGRAHGASLSHAAVAGMVRGLADALLIDAGQCIGGDALPADPMSVIEPLLALSCGATWSLQEPAALARGELGDLDCFIATPETWNTLFAQGWDGDGQLRAGMLGGTPTQETATRIADATAGLWTLFGDALSAPAATCGRVERAADALHEGRPIGSNDVWILDGDGEPCPIGATGEIAMAGLSLSLPFGTRASANRQPGDDRLVRTGYRGRWLADGQVQALDRADRRIRRHGLDVEPAAIEAVLLTQTGIVRALAVPRTNGLGEQRIDAYALTAPGFQSDVESLRAALAAQLPAWSMPSNLMLLDAMPLLATGEPDIDALPLPGEGADAHVAEGHGTEPSTESERLLASVWHELLGLARVRTSDNFFDVGGHSLLAVDMAQRVQKLTGVQMNLLDIANGTLGTLAADLAVARPASPPPEKRGLFGRLFGRA, encoded by the coding sequence ATGACGCCCAACGAGCTGACTGCCGCCAGGGCGGTCGACTATGACCCGTTCGCCGGTGCGCCTGTCTCGCACCTCGTGCCGACGACGGAGCCACAACGCGAGGTCTGGCTGGCATCCCGGCTGGAGCCGGAAGCCTCGCTGGCGTACAACGAAGCGATTGCGGTCAACCTGAAAGGCTTGCTCGACGTCCCGGCCCTGGAAGAGGCCCTGCAGGCCATCGTGGATCGCCACGAGGCCCTGCGCTCCACCTTCAGCGGCGACGGCGAAAGCCTGTTCGTCGCCGAGCGCGTCGCCCTGTCGGTCGGCTTCCACGACCTGGGCCTGCTGGCGCCGTTCGAAAGCGATGCGCGACTGATGGCTGCGTATTCGCGCATCGTCACCACGCCGTTCGATCTCGAACACGGCCCGCTCCTGCGGGCGGAGCTGTTCCGCCTCGCGCCGGACCGGCACATCCTGACCATCGCCGCGCACCACATCGTGTGCGACGGCTGGTCCTTCGGCGTGATCGTGCGCGATCTCGCCGCGCTTTACGCGCAACGCACCAGCCAGGGCCCCGGCCCGGCCGACGCGGGCGCGTTTTCGAACTTCGCGTTGGCCGAGGCCGCGCACGCTGGTTCGGGAGCGGCACGGGAAGACGAACAGTATTGGCTCGCCCGCTTTGCCGGCACGGCGCCCGCACTGGACCTCCCCACCGACCGCTCGCGTCCGCGCCGCCGTACGTTCACCTCACGGCGCGAAGACCGCACCCTGGACGCTACCGACGTCGCGACCATCCGCCGGCTCGGCGCCTCCAACGGCGCCAGCCTCTACGCCACCCTGCTGGCCGGCTTCGCCATCCTGCTGCGGCGCATCGCCGGCCAGGACGACGTGGTGATCGGCATCCCCACCGCCGGGCAAGCCGCCGAAGGCCTCGGTACGCTGGTCGGCCACTGCGTGAACGTGCTGCCGTTGCGTGCCCGGATCGAAGACGGCGCCGGCTTTGCCAGCGTGCTCGGCACCGTGCGCAACGACCTGCTCGATGCCTTCGAGCACCAGCGCTACACCCTCGGTAGCCTGCTGCCGAAGCTATCGATGGCCCGCGATCCCTCGCGCCTGCCGCTGGTCAGCGTGTTGTTCAACCTCGATGCGGTGCTCGACGAAAGCACCGTCGCCTTCCCGGGCCTGCGCTTCTCCGTCGAAGCCATCCCGCGCGAATACGAGAACTTCGAGCTGTTCATCAACGCGGTGCAGGTCGACGGCGCCCTGCGCCTGGAATGCCAGTACAACGCCGACCTGTTCGAAGGCGCGACGATCCAGGGCTGGCTGGATGCCTATGCCACCCTGCTGCGCGAAGCCGCGCTCGCGCCGACCGAACCGGTCGTCGCCCTGCCGGTGGTGTCCGATGCGGTGTACCGCGAACTGGCCGCGCTGCAGCCGGCGCCGACCCCATTCCCGGAGCTACGCCTCGCACACGAATACTTCGAACAGCAGGTCGACCGTGCACCCGAGCGTGCCGCTGCACGCCACGCCGATCGCTCGCTGACCTACGCCGCGCTGGAATCGCGCGCCAACCGCATCGCCAACAGCCTGCGCGATCGCGGCATTGGCCACGGGGTGCTCGTCGGCATCTCGCTGGCCCGTGGCCTGGACATGGTGGCGGCCGTGCTCGGCGTCCTGAAATCGGGTGCCGGCTATGTCCCGCTCGATCCCGCCTTCCCCGCCGACCGCCTCGCCTTCATGGCGGAAGACGCCGCGCTTGCGGCGTTGGTCGTCGATGACGCCAGCCCGCTGACCTTCGCCTTCGATCCGAGTCGCGTGCTCGCGCTGAACAGCGATGAAGTGGTGCATGCCTCGGTCGATCGCCCCGAGCGCAACCGCAAGGCCGCGACGCCGGATTCCGTGGCGTATGTCATCTTCACCTCAGGCTCCACCGGCCGGCCGAAGGGCGTGCGCGTGCCGCACCGCGCCGCCGGCAACTTCCTGACCAGCATGCAGCGCGTGCCTGGCATCGCGCCGGACGACCGGCTCGTCGCCGTCACCACGCTGTCGTTCGACATCGCCTTCATGGAGCTGATGCTGCCGCTGACCAGCGGCGCCGAGATCGTGGTGGCCGGCCGTGACGACGTCCGCGACGGTGCACAGCTGCGTCGCCTGATCGAAGAATGCGACGCGACGATGATGCAGGCCACGCCTGCCGGCTGGCGCCTGCTGGTCGATGCCGGCTGGCATGGCCGCCCGGCCTTCCGCGCGGTGTCCGGTGGCGAGCCGCTGCCGGTCGACCTCGCCGAAGCCCTGCTTGAACGTTGCGGCGAAGTCTGGAACGGTTACGGCCCGACCGAAACGACCGTGTACTCGACTTACTGGCGGGTCTCCGATCCACGCGAAGGCATCTACATCGGCCGGCCGATCGCCAACACCACGGTGCACATCCTCGACGAACAGGGTAACCACTGCCCACTCGGCGTTCCCGGTGAAATCCACATCGGCGGCGCCGGCGTGACGCTCGGCTACCTCGACCGTCCCGAGCTCACCGCCGAACGCTTCCTGCCCGATCCGTGGTCCGAATCGCTCGACTCGCGCATGTACAAGACCGGCGACCGCGGCCGCTGGCTCGCCAACGGCATGCTCGAACACCTCGGCCGACTGGATTTCCAGGTCAAGGTGCGCGGCTACCGGATCGAGCCGGGCGAGATCGAATGCGTGCTGGCCGACGTGCCCGAAGTGACCCGGGCCGTGGTGATCGCGCGCGAGGATCGTCCCGGCGATGTGCGCCTGGTCGCCTACGTGGTCGCGCGCGACGGCGCCGACCTCGACGAAGACAGCCTGCGTGGCCGCCTGCGCGCGCGCCTGCCCGATTACATGGTTCCGCAGCACATCATGCTGCTGGACGCGATCCCGCTGCTGCCCAACGGCAAGATCGACCGCAAGGCGCTGCCGGCGCCGATGGCGCACTCGATGGCCGAGTCCGGCGAGCGCATCGCTCCGCGCAACGACGACGAGCGTCGCGTCGCCGCCGCCATGCAAGCCGTGCTCTGCCTGCCCGACCTCGACGTGCGCGATGACTTCTTCGCGCTCGGCGGCCACTCCCTGCTGGCCGCGCAACTCACCGCACGCCTGAACCGCGAGTTCGACGTCATGCTGTCGTTCCGCACCCTGTTCGATGCCCCGACGATCGAACAGCTGGCCGCGGCGATCGGTTCGCACGTCGCCAGCGGCAGCACGCCCGCGGCCGAACCGATCAGCCATCGCGCCGAACAGGACCATGCACCGCTGTCGCTGATGCAGCGGCGCCTGTGGGCGCTGGAGAAGATGCATCCGGGTCGGGTGACCTACAACGCACCCTCAGCGCACCGCCTGCGCGGGCGGATGGACGAAGCCGCGTTCGAACAGGCCTTCCAGGCGCTGATCCAACGCCAGCCGAGCATGCGCACGGCGATCCGCGACATGGGCCACGACGTGATGCAGGTCGTCGACGCCCAGCTGCACTATCCGCTGTTCCCCGCCGAAGACCTCAGCCACCTCGCCCCGGCCGAACGCGACGAGCAGCTGATGGCACGCTTGCGCGAGCTGACCGACACTCCGTTCAACCTGGGCAGCGCCCCGCTGTTCAGTGCACGCGTATTCAAGCTCGCCGACGACGAACACGCGATGTTCTTCATGCCGCACCACATCATCTGGGACGGCTGGTCGTTCGACATCTTCTACAACGAGCTTTCGGCCCTCTACCGAGCCTTCGCCGCTGGCCTGCCCTCGCCGCTCGCGCCTTTGACGGTGACTTACGGTGACTACGCCGAGTGGCATGCGCACTGGCTCGAGTCGCCCGCCTTCCAGACCCAGCTATCGTTCTGGCGCGAACGCCTTGCCCAGGTCGGCGACGTGCGCGCACTGCCCACCGATTACCCGCGGCGCCCCGGCATGTCCGGGTTGGGTCGGACCGAGTGGATCCACGTCTCGCGCGAACAGACCGACGCGATGCACGAGGTCGCCCGCCAGGCCGACGCCACGCTCAACATGACCCTGCTCGCGTTGTACTACGCGATGCTGTCCAGCTCGGCCGGCCAGCGCGACCTGGTGGTCGGCACGCCCGTGCGTGCCCGCAACCAGACCGAAGTCGAATCGGTCATGGGTTACTTCAACAACCTGCTGCCGCTGCACGTGCATGTCGACCCGGGCCTGTCGTTCCTGGAGTTCGTCCGCCACGTAAAGCGCACCGCGATCGATGCCTTCGGCTGCCCGGACGTGCCGCTGGAATACCTGCAGCGCGAGCTGAAGGTCGGCCATGGCGCGGGCGCCACGCTCTACCAGGCCCTGTTCTCGTTCCAGGACGCCCGCCAGCGCGCGGTCGACTGGGGCGGCCTGGACCACGAGCAGATCCTGCTGTTCCAGAGCGGCGCGACCGAAGACCTGGGCATGTGGTTCCTCGAAGGCCACAAGGGCATGGTCGGCGGCGTGACCTACAACGCCGACCTGCTGCAGGCCGGCACGGCGCGGCTGATGCGCGAACGCTACCTCGACATGATGCAGCTGGTGGCGACCAACCCGTCGGTATCGGTCGGCCAGCTGACCGCGGCCAGCGCGCTCGAGCGCGAACGCATCCGCGGCTGGAACGTCGGCTGCGGCGGCGCGGCGCTCCCGGCCGACCTGTTCGCCATGGTCGACGCACAGGCCCGGCTGACCCCGGAAACCACGGCGATCCACCACGGCGTGCGCCGGATCAGCTACGCCCGCCTGGTCGGCCACGCCGTACGCATGGCCTCGCTGTTACGCGACCGTGGCGCGGTGAACGGCTCGGTCGTCGGCCTCTGCATCGAACCCGGCTTCGACCGCATCGCCGGCCTGCTCGCGATCAGCCTGGCCGGCGGCACCGCGTTGCTGCTCGACCGAGCGGATCCGTCGGCGCGGCTGCGCGACATCGTCACCGACGGCCGGATGACCGTGCTGATCGGCGATGCCGCGCTCGAAGCCTCGCTGGACTGGCCGCGCGCCTGCGCCTTGTGGCTCGACGCCGACCACACCGAGATCGAAGGCACCATCGGCGACGCGTCGACCTTCGACAACCGCGCCTGCGCCGACTCACCCGCCATCGCCTTCCATGCACCCGGTGCGGATGGTCGTGCGCACGGTGCCTCGCTCTCGCACGCCGCGGTCGCCGGCATGGTTCGTGGCCTTGCAGACGCGTTGCTCATCGACGCCGGCCAGTGCATCGGCGGCGATGCCCTGCCGGCCGATCCGATGTCGGTGATCGAACCCTTGCTTGCCCTGTCCTGCGGCGCGACGTGGTCCCTGCAGGAGCCCGCCGCCCTCGCCCGCGGCGAACTCGGCGACCTGGACTGCTTCATCGCCACGCCGGAAACCTGGAACACCCTGTTCGCCCAGGGCTGGGATGGCGACGGCCAGCTGCGCGCCGGCATGCTCGGCGGCACGCCCACCCAGGAAACGGCCACGCGGATCGCCGATGCGACCGCTGGCCTGTGGACCCTGTTCGGTGACGCGCTGTCCGCGCCCGCGGCAACCTGCGGCCGGGTCGAACGCGCCGCCGATGCGCTGCACGAAGGCCGCCCGATCGGCAGCAACGATGTGTGGATCCTCGACGGCGACGGCGAGCCCTGCCCGATCGGTGCCACCGGCGAGATCGCCATGGCCGGACTGTCGCTGTCGCTGCCGTTCGGCACGCGGGCCAGCGCCAACCGCCAGCCCGGCGACGACCGCCTGGTCCGCACCGGTTACCGCGGCCGCTGGCTGGCCGACGGCCAGGTCCAGGCCCTCGACCGTGCCGACCGGCGCATCCGCCGGCATGGGCTGGACGTGGAGCCGGCGGCGATCGAAGCCGTGCTGCTCACCCAGACCGGCATCGTCCGCGCCCTCGCCGTGCCACGCACCAATGGCCTGGGCGAACAGCGCATCGATGCCTACGCACTAACCGCACCCGGCTTCCAGTCCGACGTGGAAAGCCTGCGCGCGGCGCTCGCGGCACAGCTGCCGGCATGGTCGATGCCATCGAACCTGATGTTGCTCGATGCGATGCCGCTGCTGGCCACTGGTGAACCCGATATCGATGCCCTGCCCTTGCCGGGTGAAGGGGCCGATGCGCACGTCGCCGAAGGCCACGGCACCGAGCCGTCCACCGAAAGCGAGCGGCTGCTGGCCAGCGTGTGGCACGAACTGCTCGGCCTGGCACGCGTACGCACCAGCGACAACTTCTTCGACGTGGGCGGCCATTCGCTGCTCGCCGTGGACATGGCGCAGCGCGTGCAGAAGCTGACCGGCGTGCAGATGAACCTGCTCGACATCGCCAACGGCACGCTGGGCACGCTCGCCGCCGACCTGGCGGTGGCAAGGCCCGCGTCGCCACCACCGGAGAAACGTGGGTTGTTCGGCCGCTTGTTCGGTCGCGCCTGA
- a CDS encoding glycosyltransferase family 2 protein translates to MTHIAWFACWGSALLLVHMFAGYPALMWLGARMRPRPVQRKAWLPTVSIVVAVHDGERYVRAKLANLQGLDYPPELIDIVLACDGCHDHSVSIARRCNDARVTVLDFPNRRGKAACLNDAVALTRGEVLLMTDIRQRLSPSALKELVANLADPEVGAVGGELHMENVRTGFAQGVDFYWRYEKMIRHAESETGSTVGVSGALYAMRRSLFQPLPAGTVLDDVLVPMRVAAQGKRVVFEPRAMAWDQPSQEPEAERRRKIRTLAGNFQLIQLAPWLLLPTRNPLWFRFVSHKMLRLLAPWLIVALTLSTGFLFNRHPLYALAFCGLGAGALLVGLARLRPRLGRWLPARIAVAFFYLNLFAAQALLAFARNRRLHLW, encoded by the coding sequence ATGACACACATCGCATGGTTTGCCTGCTGGGGATCGGCCCTGCTGCTGGTCCACATGTTCGCCGGCTATCCCGCACTGATGTGGCTGGGGGCGCGCATGCGCCCGCGGCCCGTGCAGCGCAAGGCGTGGCTGCCCACCGTGAGCATCGTGGTCGCGGTGCACGACGGCGAGCGTTACGTGCGCGCGAAGCTGGCCAACCTGCAGGGGCTGGATTACCCGCCCGAGCTGATCGACATCGTGCTCGCCTGCGATGGCTGCCACGACCACAGCGTGTCGATCGCCCGTCGTTGCAACGATGCGCGGGTGACCGTGCTCGACTTCCCCAACCGGCGCGGCAAGGCCGCCTGCCTCAACGACGCCGTCGCGCTGACCCGCGGCGAAGTGCTGCTGATGACGGACATCCGCCAGCGCCTGTCGCCCAGCGCACTGAAGGAGCTGGTCGCCAACCTCGCCGATCCGGAGGTGGGTGCGGTCGGTGGCGAGCTGCACATGGAAAACGTCCGCACGGGCTTCGCCCAGGGCGTGGACTTCTACTGGCGCTACGAAAAGATGATCCGCCATGCGGAGAGTGAAACCGGCTCGACGGTGGGCGTCAGTGGCGCGCTCTATGCGATGCGCCGGTCGCTGTTCCAGCCGCTGCCCGCGGGCACCGTGCTGGACGACGTGCTGGTGCCGATGCGCGTCGCGGCGCAGGGCAAGCGCGTGGTGTTCGAACCGCGCGCCATGGCCTGGGACCAGCCGTCGCAGGAGCCGGAGGCCGAACGCCGGCGCAAGATCCGCACCCTGGCCGGCAACTTCCAGCTGATCCAGCTGGCGCCGTGGCTGTTGTTGCCCACGCGCAATCCGCTCTGGTTCCGCTTCGTCAGCCACAAGATGCTGCGGCTGCTCGCACCGTGGCTGATCGTCGCGCTGACCCTCAGCACCGGCTTCCTGTTCAATCGCCACCCGCTGTATGCGCTGGCCTTCTGCGGACTGGGCGCCGGCGCCCTGCTGGTCGGCCTCGCCCGCCTGCGCCCGCGACTGGGCCGCTGGTTGCCGGCGCGCATCGCCGTCGCCTTCTTCTACCTCAACCTTTTCGCGGCACAGGCACTGCTTGCCTTCGCCCGTAATCGCAGGCTGCACCTATGGTGA
- a CDS encoding polysaccharide deacetylase family protein, which translates to MNQRGAPGIRGRLGELCYSSGLLHSLQRVRAWWQRDLRILAYHRVMPLPDPDTYEFDMELISTPPDEFRDQMRRLKRYFRPMRLTDVVAALDAGEALPPDTVAVTFDDGYDDNYRIAAPILDEVGVPATFFVSTGHIDSGRPYSYDWLVHMILVTRAPRLLLPELGIDIALPAERALRRRIAGNVLLRMKWLDAHGQSAMTERLEVEWNMPSAGARPIDCRPMTWDQAREMESAGMEFGSHGVHHRMLARLPLADMEAEILESKRTLDRELRNPALLMSYPVGGDRAYNEAVIAATRNAGFQLACSYVCGTNPEPSVNRYSLYRLPVEANMGPGWFAAMLALPRLMSYPTAAHEAQGPQEQACSP; encoded by the coding sequence ATGAACCAACGTGGCGCCCCAGGCATTCGTGGCCGGCTCGGCGAGCTGTGCTATTCCAGCGGCCTGCTGCATTCCCTGCAGCGGGTGCGGGCGTGGTGGCAGCGCGACCTGCGCATCCTCGCCTACCACCGCGTGATGCCGTTGCCGGACCCGGATACCTACGAGTTCGACATGGAGCTGATCAGCACGCCGCCGGACGAGTTCCGCGACCAGATGCGCAGGCTGAAGCGCTACTTCCGGCCGATGCGGCTGACCGACGTGGTCGCTGCGCTCGACGCCGGCGAAGCCCTGCCGCCCGACACGGTGGCGGTGACCTTCGACGACGGCTACGACGACAACTATCGGATCGCCGCGCCGATCCTCGACGAGGTCGGCGTGCCGGCCACGTTCTTCGTCTCCACCGGGCATATCGACAGCGGCCGGCCGTATTCCTACGACTGGCTGGTGCACATGATCCTGGTGACGCGTGCGCCGCGGTTGCTCTTGCCCGAACTGGGCATCGACATCGCGCTGCCCGCCGAACGCGCCCTGCGCCGGCGCATCGCGGGCAACGTGCTGCTGCGCATGAAGTGGCTGGACGCCCACGGCCAGAGCGCGATGACCGAGCGCCTGGAAGTGGAATGGAACATGCCGTCCGCCGGCGCCCGCCCGATCGACTGCCGCCCGATGACCTGGGACCAGGCCCGCGAGATGGAATCGGCGGGCATGGAGTTCGGCTCGCATGGCGTGCACCACCGGATGCTCGCCCGCCTTCCACTCGCCGACATGGAAGCGGAGATCCTCGAGTCCAAGCGCACGCTCGACCGTGAGCTGCGCAATCCGGCACTGCTGATGTCCTACCCGGTCGGCGGCGACCGCGCCTACAACGAGGCGGTGATCGCCGCGACGCGCAACGCCGGCTTCCAGCTTGCCTGCAGCTACGTGTGCGGGACCAATCCCGAGCCCTCGGTCAACCGTTATTCGCTGTACCGGCTGCCGGTGGAAGCGAACATGGGCCCGGGCTGGTTCGCCGCCATGCTGGCCCTGCCACGCCTGATGAGCTACCCCACCGCGGCCCACGAAGCACAGGGACCGCAGGAGCAGGCATGTTCCCCCTGA
- a CDS encoding O-antigen ligase family protein yields the protein MFPLILLYVVLTIIRPQDYIPGLDTVPILPAVLGLAFLAWLPSREKTFAAPQFVILPAFLAVLMVSQVANGWTGGALDELAHFGPVVIAFFILGAACTTQRRVRVAMAVMVACAVVLALHGVEQAKTGMGWTGIPIGEGNRIQYVGIFNDPNDLGLLFAATLPMAMFLGRRGAPGRWLWLSGALLLVYGTYLTNSRGAMLAVLVVAGCYIWYRKGIAVAGVLGVIGLAAMKLLSSRMDELDAGEESAAGRVDAWYAGLEMFRDSPLFGVGPGNFTEYNELTAHNSFVLVLAETGFAGFVLWLAFVGYGFWMMLTIVRHPHTADNDTGREAEWAMERQLALTLLLSLCGLFAAAFFLSRSYMVVLYLIAAMVAGHYVGAKQRWPELRAFHLSTDGWRWVPAAFCSVAGLFVLVAVLLRTQ from the coding sequence ATGTTCCCCCTGATCCTCCTGTACGTCGTCCTCACGATCATCCGGCCGCAGGATTACATCCCCGGCCTGGATACCGTGCCGATCCTCCCGGCCGTGCTCGGCCTCGCCTTCCTGGCCTGGCTGCCGTCGCGGGAGAAAACCTTCGCCGCGCCGCAGTTCGTGATCCTGCCGGCCTTCCTTGCCGTGCTGATGGTCTCGCAGGTGGCCAACGGCTGGACCGGCGGCGCCCTCGACGAACTGGCCCACTTCGGCCCGGTGGTGATCGCCTTCTTCATCCTCGGCGCCGCCTGCACCACCCAGCGGCGCGTGCGCGTGGCCATGGCGGTGATGGTGGCCTGTGCCGTCGTGCTGGCCCTGCACGGCGTCGAGCAGGCCAAGACCGGCATGGGCTGGACCGGCATCCCGATCGGCGAAGGCAACCGCATCCAGTACGTGGGCATCTTCAACGATCCCAACGACCTTGGCCTGCTGTTCGCCGCCACCCTGCCGATGGCGATGTTCCTCGGCCGCCGCGGCGCCCCGGGACGCTGGCTGTGGCTCAGCGGCGCCCTGCTGCTGGTCTACGGCACCTACCTGACCAACTCGCGCGGCGCCATGCTGGCGGTGCTGGTCGTAGCCGGCTGCTACATCTGGTACCGCAAGGGCATCGCCGTGGCCGGCGTGCTCGGCGTGATCGGCCTGGCCGCCATGAAGCTGCTTTCTTCGCGCATGGACGAGCTGGACGCCGGCGAGGAGTCGGCCGCCGGCCGTGTCGACGCCTGGTACGCGGGCCTGGAAATGTTCCGCGACAGCCCGCTGTTTGGCGTGGGCCCGGGCAATTTCACCGAGTACAACGAGCTCACCGCGCATAACTCGTTCGTCCTGGTGCTGGCCGAGACCGGCTTCGCGGGCTTCGTCCTCTGGCTCGCCTTTGTAGGCTATGGCTTCTGGATGATGTTGACGATCGTCCGGCATCCGCATACTGCCGACAACGATACGGGGCGCGAGGCGGAATGGGCGATGGAACGGCAACTGGCCCTGACCCTGCTGCTTTCGCTCTGTGGCCTGTTCGCCGCGGCGTTTTTCCTCAGCCGCAGCTACATGGTGGTGCTGTACCTGATCGCCGCCATGGTCGCCGGCCACTACGTCGGCGCCAAACAGCGCTGGCCCGAACTGCGCGCCTTCCACCTGTCCACGGATGGCTGGCGTTGGGTACCGGCGGCGTTCTGCAGCGTCGCCGGCCTGTTCGTGCTGGTTGCCGTCCTGCTGCGCACCCAATGA
- a CDS encoding glycosyltransferase has protein sequence MNITHVVENLNRGGLERMVIDLVTQQFREGHKVQVVCLFERGAMATELEIKGIPVRACEKRTGFDLRAIGRARGYIAGHRTEVLHTHNAVAHYQAVLATAGLGIRQVVNTRHGMGATRKPGRREWLFRRSMAATDTVVAVCEAARRDAVDRGMFQARKCCVVPNGIHLDGFDVASDTMHERLARIINVPPRTRIIGTVGRLNWAKDQASLIRAFRAVRHHRRDTVLVLIGDGELRETLRACAFDEGIAGCVHFLGDRSDVRELLQGLDLFVLSSVTEGYSMALLEACATGLPIVATDVGGNAEIVRDQATGRLVPACDAPALADAMLEMLHASQQASAFGRAARSWVEQHGSLQAMAARYTRLYFGHMDAPA, from the coding sequence GTGAACATCACCCATGTGGTCGAAAACCTGAATCGCGGCGGCCTGGAGCGGATGGTCATCGACCTGGTGACCCAGCAGTTCCGCGAAGGTCACAAGGTGCAGGTGGTCTGCCTGTTCGAGCGCGGCGCCATGGCGACCGAGCTCGAGATCAAGGGCATCCCTGTGCGCGCCTGCGAGAAGCGCACCGGCTTCGACCTGCGTGCGATCGGTCGCGCACGTGGGTACATCGCCGGACATCGCACCGAGGTGCTGCATACGCATAACGCGGTGGCGCACTACCAGGCCGTGCTCGCCACGGCGGGGCTGGGCATCCGCCAGGTGGTCAACACCCGCCACGGCATGGGCGCCACGCGCAAGCCAGGTCGCCGCGAGTGGCTGTTCCGCCGCTCGATGGCGGCGACCGATACCGTGGTCGCCGTGTGCGAAGCGGCCCGGCGCGACGCGGTGGATCGCGGCATGTTCCAGGCGCGCAAGTGCTGCGTGGTGCCCAACGGGATCCATCTGGACGGCTTCGACGTCGCGTCCGACACCATGCATGAGCGGCTCGCGCGGATCATCAACGTGCCCCCGCGCACGCGGATCATCGGCACCGTGGGCCGGCTCAACTGGGCGAAGGACCAGGCCAGCCTGATCCGCGCGTTCCGTGCGGTACGCCACCACCGGCGCGACACCGTGCTCGTGCTGATCGGCGACGGCGAGTTGCGCGAGACCCTGCGTGCGTGTGCCTTCGACGAAGGCATCGCCGGCTGCGTGCACTTCCTCGGCGATCGCAGTGACGTGCGCGAGCTCCTGCAGGGGCTCGACCTGTTCGTGCTGTCGTCGGTCACCGAAGGCTATTCGATGGCGCTGCTCGAAGCCTGCGCGACCGGCCTGCCGATCGTCGCCACCGACGTCGGCGGCAATGCCGAGATCGTGCGCGACCAGGCCACCGGCCGTCTGGTGCCCGCCTGCGACGCGCCGGCGCTGGCCGATGCGATGCTCGAGATGTTGCACGCCTCGCAGCAGGCCTCGGCCTTCGGTCGCGCCGCGCGCAGCTGGGTCGAACAGCACGGCTCGCTGCAGGCCATGGCCGCGCGTTATACGCGGCTGTATTTCGGGCACATGGACGCGCCGGCATGA